The following proteins are encoded in a genomic region of Actinomadura sp. NAK00032:
- a CDS encoding ABC transporter ATP-binding protein, which yields MLEVKGLTVHYGAVRALGGVDLSVDEGSVTAVLGANGAGKTTLLRTVSGLLRPRAGRVELDGRDLTRLPVEDIVRLGVAHVPQSGGVITELTVEDNLRLGGLWRRDRAALARRVAEMYALFPPLAERRARTAATLSGGERQMLALARALTGAPRLLLVDEPSLGLAPRVVAQLMAVLRRLCDEDGRTVLLVEQNARSALSVADRAIVLDLGAVVAAEPAATLAADDRLRHAYLGF from the coding sequence GTGCTTGAGGTGAAGGGGCTCACCGTCCACTACGGGGCCGTCCGCGCGCTCGGCGGCGTGGACCTGTCGGTGGACGAGGGCTCGGTGACCGCGGTGCTCGGCGCCAACGGCGCCGGGAAGACCACCCTGCTGCGCACCGTCTCCGGGCTGCTGCGGCCGAGGGCGGGCCGCGTCGAGCTGGACGGCAGGGACCTCACCCGGCTGCCGGTCGAGGACATCGTCCGGCTCGGGGTCGCGCACGTCCCGCAGAGCGGCGGCGTCATCACCGAGCTGACCGTCGAGGACAACCTGCGGCTCGGCGGGCTGTGGCGGCGCGACCGCGCCGCGCTGGCCCGCCGCGTCGCCGAGATGTACGCGCTGTTCCCGCCGCTCGCCGAGCGCCGGGCGCGGACCGCCGCCACCCTGTCCGGGGGCGAGCGGCAGATGCTCGCGCTGGCCCGCGCGCTCACCGGCGCGCCCCGGCTGCTGCTGGTCGACGAGCCGTCCCTCGGCCTGGCGCCGCGCGTGGTCGCCCAGCTGATGGCCGTGCTGCGCCGGCTGTGCGACGAGGACGGGCGCACCGTCCTGCTCGTCGAGCAGAACGCCCGCAGCGCGCTGTCGGTCGCCGACCGCGCGATCGTCCTGGACCTCGGCGCGGTCGTCGCGGCCGAGCCCGCCGCGACCCTCGCCGCCGACGACCGCCTCCGCCACGCCTACCTGGGGTTCTGA
- a CDS encoding ABC transporter ATP-binding protein produces MSGSSANLELREVTVRFAGLVALDEVSLSAPQGRVTGVIGPNGAGKTTLFNVVCGFVRPVSGEVRWRGRVLGRHRPHDLTRLGVARTLQGLGLFPGLTVLENVMVGADRHARAGFWSGLLALPRGDRDEAALRERALARLAELGVEGEAHRLSGQLPYGVQKRVALARALVAEPDLLLLDEPAAGLSATEMDELAELIRGLRGGPAVVLVEHHMDLVMNVCDQVVVLDFGKVIASGAPAEVRDDPAVLDAYLGEEVAGA; encoded by the coding sequence ATGTCCGGCTCCTCCGCGAACTTGGAACTACGAGAGGTGACCGTCCGCTTCGCCGGGCTGGTCGCCCTGGACGAAGTGTCCCTCTCCGCGCCGCAGGGCCGGGTCACCGGCGTGATCGGCCCCAACGGCGCCGGCAAGACGACCCTCTTCAACGTGGTGTGCGGCTTCGTCCGGCCGGTGTCGGGCGAGGTCCGCTGGCGCGGCCGGGTCCTCGGCCGGCACCGGCCGCACGACCTGACGCGGCTCGGCGTCGCCCGGACCCTGCAGGGCCTCGGGCTCTTCCCCGGGCTCACCGTCCTGGAGAACGTGATGGTCGGCGCCGACCGGCACGCCAGGGCCGGGTTCTGGTCCGGGCTCCTCGCGCTGCCGCGCGGCGACCGCGACGAGGCCGCGCTGCGCGAGCGGGCGCTGGCCCGCCTCGCCGAACTGGGCGTGGAAGGGGAGGCCCACCGGCTGTCCGGGCAGCTGCCCTACGGCGTGCAGAAGCGGGTCGCGCTGGCGCGGGCGCTGGTGGCCGAGCCCGACCTGCTGCTGCTGGACGAGCCCGCCGCCGGGCTCTCGGCGACGGAGATGGACGAGCTGGCCGAGCTGATCCGCGGGCTGCGCGGCGGCCCGGCGGTCGTCCTCGTCGAGCACCACATGGACCTCGTGATGAACGTCTGCGACCAGGTCGTGGTGCTGGACTTCGGCAAGGTCATCGCGAGCGGGGCGCCCGCGGAGGTCCGCGACGACCCCGCCGTCCTCGACGCCTACCTCGGCGAGGAGGTCGCGGGTGCTTGA
- a CDS encoding MFS transporter, with protein MPVSSSTDAGAAEGAAAPGPAARLWRRDLPHYPETGRRYGYLAIVVVTTIVLYYLLYIQYAVATSIMTHYSMSFAYFILLSVIGNAVGAFASLLAGLADRWGRANLVVYGLLVAGLLVLALPSAPGKHTFLVLFALLSFIEGIVLVATPALIRDFSPQLGRATAMGFWTMGPVLGSLVVTTVTSATLDTSSWQDELRYSGYAALAVFVVALLGLRELSPALRDQIMVSMRDRALVEARAKGIDPAQQASGHWRAMMRLDVVGSAFAISVYLLLYYAAVGNFVIYFSATFGYSEQRTNGLANWYWAANAVALVVAGLLSDRLGVRKPLMLVGGIGSVAATAWFAQLAVHPDTGYYTFAWLFIAIGVFGGLAYAPWMAGFTETVEKHNPAATATGLAVWGWILRLVVAGSAAFVPLVVTSVTPLVEHGHEVQAASKEAAPALAIVNRHPQLFAELGRYPSGQAPPELQARAAKEVGLPGLATVQKAQPQLAVLKEHGADVRKASEEGPGQWRTWWYVCLGGQLVFLPFIFIMTGRWSPKRAREDAEEHQRAIEKELAALAKE; from the coding sequence ATGCCCGTTTCCTCGTCCACCGACGCCGGCGCCGCCGAGGGCGCCGCCGCACCGGGCCCCGCGGCCCGGCTGTGGCGCCGCGACCTGCCGCACTACCCCGAGACGGGGCGCCGCTACGGCTATCTCGCGATCGTGGTCGTCACCACGATCGTGCTGTACTACCTGCTCTACATCCAGTACGCCGTCGCGACGTCGATCATGACGCACTACTCGATGTCGTTCGCCTACTTCATCCTGCTGTCGGTGATCGGCAACGCGGTCGGCGCGTTCGCCTCGCTGCTCGCCGGGCTCGCCGACCGGTGGGGCCGAGCGAACCTCGTCGTCTACGGGCTGCTGGTCGCCGGCCTGCTGGTGCTGGCGCTGCCCTCCGCACCGGGCAAGCACACGTTCCTGGTGCTGTTCGCGCTGCTCAGCTTCATCGAGGGCATCGTGCTCGTCGCGACCCCGGCACTGATCCGCGACTTCTCCCCGCAGCTCGGCCGGGCCACCGCGATGGGCTTCTGGACGATGGGCCCGGTGCTCGGCAGCCTCGTCGTCACGACGGTGACCAGCGCGACGCTCGACACCTCCAGCTGGCAGGACGAGCTGCGCTACTCCGGGTACGCCGCGCTGGCGGTGTTCGTCGTGGCGCTGCTCGGGCTGCGCGAGCTGTCCCCGGCGCTGCGCGACCAGATCATGGTCAGCATGCGCGACCGGGCGCTGGTCGAGGCGCGCGCCAAGGGCATCGACCCCGCGCAGCAGGCGTCGGGCCACTGGCGGGCGATGATGCGGCTGGACGTCGTCGGGTCCGCCTTCGCGATCAGCGTCTACCTGCTGCTGTACTACGCGGCGGTCGGCAACTTCGTCATCTACTTCTCCGCCACGTTCGGCTACAGCGAGCAGCGCACCAACGGGCTCGCGAACTGGTATTGGGCGGCCAACGCCGTCGCGCTGGTGGTGGCGGGGCTGCTGTCGGACAGGCTCGGCGTCCGCAAGCCGCTGATGCTGGTGGGCGGCATCGGCTCGGTCGCCGCCACGGCCTGGTTCGCGCAGCTGGCCGTCCACCCCGACACCGGCTACTACACCTTCGCGTGGCTGTTCATCGCGATCGGCGTGTTCGGCGGCCTGGCGTACGCGCCGTGGATGGCGGGCTTCACCGAGACCGTCGAGAAGCACAACCCGGCGGCGACCGCGACCGGGCTCGCCGTGTGGGGCTGGATCCTGCGGCTCGTCGTGGCGGGGTCGGCGGCGTTCGTCCCGCTCGTGGTGACGTCGGTGACGCCGCTGGTGGAGCACGGGCACGAGGTGCAGGCCGCGTCCAAGGAGGCGGCGCCGGCGCTGGCGATCGTGAACCGGCACCCGCAGCTGTTCGCCGAGCTGGGCAGGTACCCCTCCGGCCAGGCGCCGCCGGAGCTGCAGGCGCGCGCGGCCAAGGAGGTCGGCCTGCCCGGCCTCGCCACCGTGCAGAAGGCGCAGCCGCAGCTGGCGGTGCTCAAGGAGCACGGCGCCGACGTGCGGAAGGCGTCCGAGGAGGGCCCGGGCCAGTGGCGGACGTGGTGGTACGTCTGCCTGGGCGGCCAGCTGGTCTTCCTGCCGTTCATCTTCATCATGACCGGGCGCTGGAGCCCCAAGCGCGCCCGCGAGGACGCCGAGGAGCACCAGCGCGCGATCGAGAAGGAGCTGGCGGCGCTCGCCAAGGAGTGA
- a CDS encoding MFS transporter: MKPAMQGGAGAQSPFRQPKAVWAVAFACVISFMGIGLVDPILPAISEDLNASPSQVTLLFTSYLVVTAVAMLVTGFVSSRIGAKRTLIAGLALIVVFSALAGTSGSISGIIGFRAGWGLGNALFIATSLAVIVASASGGLGGAIIAYESALGLGIAVGPLLGGVLGDISWRGPFYGVAALMAAALIATLVLVEPQPRPARRTSIADPIKALRHRGLLIMSLTALCYNWGFFTVLGYAPFPMELSAMRLGLVFTGWGLLVAVFAVFGAPLLQRRFGLARTLYGNLALFAVNVAVIAVFVDSQSVLIVAVIVAGIFIGVNNTVTTQAVMMIAPVERPVASAAYGFVRFIGGGLAPYAAGRLVEHTNIHVPFAIGAGVVALGIGVLALGHRDLAAAERGQAGVDADAARGEAGAEITEAAETGSGSGS; this comes from the coding sequence ATGAAACCAGCCATGCAGGGCGGGGCGGGCGCGCAGAGCCCGTTCCGCCAGCCGAAGGCCGTCTGGGCCGTCGCGTTCGCCTGCGTCATCTCCTTCATGGGCATCGGGCTCGTCGATCCGATCCTGCCCGCGATCTCCGAGGACCTGAACGCCTCCCCCAGCCAGGTCACCCTGCTGTTCACCAGCTACCTGGTGGTGACGGCGGTCGCGATGCTGGTGACCGGCTTCGTGTCCAGCCGCATCGGCGCCAAGCGCACCCTCATCGCGGGCCTGGCCCTGATCGTGGTGTTCAGCGCCCTCGCCGGGACGTCCGGCAGCATCTCCGGGATCATCGGGTTCCGGGCCGGCTGGGGGCTCGGCAACGCGCTGTTCATCGCCACCTCCCTCGCCGTCATCGTGGCGTCGGCGAGCGGCGGGCTCGGCGGCGCGATCATCGCCTACGAGTCCGCGCTCGGCCTCGGCATCGCCGTCGGCCCGCTGCTCGGCGGGGTCCTCGGCGACATCAGCTGGCGCGGCCCGTTCTACGGCGTCGCCGCGCTGATGGCCGCCGCGCTCATCGCCACCCTCGTCCTGGTCGAACCGCAGCCGAGACCGGCGCGCAGGACCTCGATCGCCGATCCGATCAAGGCGCTCCGGCACCGCGGCCTGCTGATCATGAGCCTGACCGCGCTCTGCTACAACTGGGGCTTCTTCACCGTCCTCGGGTACGCGCCGTTCCCGATGGAGCTGAGCGCGATGAGGCTCGGCCTGGTCTTCACCGGCTGGGGGCTGCTCGTCGCGGTGTTCGCGGTGTTCGGCGCACCCCTGCTGCAGCGCAGGTTCGGCCTCGCCCGCACCCTCTACGGCAACCTGGCGCTGTTCGCGGTGAACGTCGCCGTGATCGCGGTCTTCGTGGACTCGCAGTCGGTGCTGATCGTCGCGGTGATCGTCGCGGGGATCTTCATCGGCGTGAACAACACGGTGACCACGCAGGCCGTCATGATGATCGCGCCGGTGGAGCGGCCCGTGGCTTCGGCCGCCTACGGGTTCGTCCGGTTCATCGGCGGCGGCCTCGCGCCCTACGCGGCGGGACGGCTCGTCGAGCACACCAACATCCACGTCCCGTTCGCCATCGGCGCGGGCGTGGTCGCGCTCGGCATCGGGGTCCTCGCCCTGGGGCACCGCGACCTCGCGGCGGCCGAGCGCGGCCAGGCCGGGGTCGACGCGGACGCCGCCCGGGGCGAGGCCGGCGCGGAGATCACCGAGGCAGCGGAGACGGGCTCGGGGTCCGGTTCGTAG
- a CDS encoding PHB depolymerase family esterase, translated as MKIAARAATIVAVLAALVAHPLPAGASEDAPGTSEHTIAMGGWDRPYLLHLPPGRPAGKPLPLIVALHGGLNDPEYVRRQSGLDAVADAQGYAVAYPEGFLGTWNAGACCSFARWAGIDDMSFLDTLIGTLVKQGVADPRRVFMTGFSNGGGMAYRYACQRAERLAGIAVVSGALAIGCTPAKPVSVLAFHGTLDPSVPYTGGGNMDADVHFPFFAVQVVMEFWRWVDKLPALSWPVPGGPDGCVGTGPGPQVVALCTEQGGGHEWPSYASRMIGEFFAARPSLPAG; from the coding sequence ATGAAGATCGCCGCGCGGGCGGCGACGATCGTGGCAGTGCTCGCCGCGCTCGTCGCCCACCCCCTGCCCGCCGGGGCCTCCGAGGACGCCCCAGGAACATCGGAGCACACCATCGCCATGGGCGGCTGGGACCGCCCCTACCTGCTGCACCTCCCGCCCGGCCGGCCGGCCGGGAAGCCGCTGCCCCTGATCGTGGCGCTGCACGGCGGCCTGAACGACCCCGAGTACGTCCGCAGGCAGAGCGGCCTCGACGCGGTCGCCGACGCGCAGGGCTACGCCGTCGCCTACCCCGAGGGGTTCCTCGGCACCTGGAACGCCGGGGCGTGCTGCTCGTTCGCCCGGTGGGCGGGCATCGACGACATGTCCTTCCTCGACACGCTGATCGGGACGCTGGTGAAGCAGGGCGTCGCCGATCCGCGGCGGGTGTTCATGACCGGCTTCTCCAACGGCGGCGGCATGGCCTACCGGTACGCCTGCCAGCGGGCGGAGCGGCTCGCCGGGATCGCCGTCGTGTCGGGCGCCCTCGCCATCGGCTGCACCCCGGCCAAGCCGGTGTCGGTGCTGGCGTTCCACGGGACGCTCGACCCGTCCGTCCCGTACACGGGCGGCGGGAACATGGACGCCGACGTCCACTTCCCGTTCTTCGCCGTGCAGGTCGTCATGGAGTTCTGGCGCTGGGTGGACAAGCTGCCCGCGCTGTCGTGGCCGGTCCCGGGCGGGCCGGACGGCTGCGTCGGCACCGGGCCCGGCCCGCAGGTGGTCGCGCTGTGCACCGAGCAGGGCGGCGGCCACGAGTGGCCGTCCTACGCGAGCCGGATGATCGGCGAGTTCTTCGCGGCCCGGCCGTCCCTGCCCGCCGGCTGA
- a CDS encoding long-chain fatty acid--CoA ligase, with product MIPSTMQDFPLSVAAILRHGARVYGRSECVTWTGGGPPRRATFAEIARDAERLAAALARLGVRRGDRVATFCWNNQEHLEAYFAVPAMGAVLHTLNIRLFPEQLSHIINHADDQVVIVDDSLVPLLARVVGELPAVEAFVVVGDGDASALEGNGNGAPVLRYRDLLDAEEPGFAWPELDERSAASMCYTSGTTGDPKGVVYSHRSTFLHAMAVQSASMVGITEADRVLTIVPMFHVNAWGLPYGAFLSGATLHMPGPFMQPEHLVTFIEAERSTLASAVPTIWNGILAHGEQHEIDLSSLRSGTSGGAAAPRVLLERFEQRYGLRIIQGWGMTETSPLGGMAFPPPGVEPGTDEDMRWRLKSGRVAAGVEMRIVGDSGAELPWDGEAVGEIEVRGPWITGAYHRDPAPQKFDGGWLRTGDIGTIDDRGFFQITDRAKDVIKSGGEWISSVELENHLMAHPAVAEAAVIGVPDPRWDERPLACVVLRPDAAATAGELAAFLAGKVARWQVPEYWTFIDEIPKTTVGKFDKKPLRAHHKDATLKVERIGKP from the coding sequence ATGATCCCCAGCACGATGCAGGACTTTCCGCTGTCGGTCGCCGCGATCCTGCGGCACGGAGCGCGCGTCTACGGCCGCAGCGAGTGCGTGACCTGGACCGGCGGCGGCCCGCCGCGCCGCGCGACGTTCGCGGAGATCGCCCGCGACGCGGAGCGGCTCGCGGCCGCGCTGGCCCGGCTGGGCGTCCGGCGCGGCGACCGCGTGGCGACGTTCTGCTGGAACAACCAGGAGCACCTGGAGGCGTACTTCGCGGTGCCGGCCATGGGCGCGGTGCTGCACACGCTGAACATCCGGCTGTTCCCCGAACAGCTCTCGCACATCATCAACCACGCCGACGACCAGGTCGTCATCGTGGACGACAGTCTCGTGCCGCTGTTGGCGCGGGTCGTCGGCGAACTCCCGGCCGTCGAGGCGTTCGTGGTGGTCGGCGACGGCGACGCGTCGGCGCTGGAGGGCAACGGCAACGGCGCGCCCGTCCTGCGCTACCGCGACCTCCTCGACGCCGAGGAGCCCGGCTTCGCGTGGCCGGAGCTGGACGAGCGCTCCGCCGCGTCCATGTGCTACACCAGCGGCACCACGGGCGACCCCAAGGGCGTGGTGTACTCGCACCGCTCCACGTTCCTGCACGCGATGGCCGTGCAGTCGGCGTCGATGGTCGGCATCACCGAGGCCGACCGCGTCCTGACCATCGTCCCGATGTTCCACGTCAACGCCTGGGGCCTGCCCTACGGCGCCTTCCTGTCCGGCGCCACCCTCCACATGCCGGGCCCGTTCATGCAGCCCGAGCACCTGGTGACGTTCATCGAGGCCGAGCGCAGCACGCTGGCGTCCGCCGTGCCCACGATCTGGAACGGCATCCTCGCCCACGGGGAGCAGCACGAGATCGACCTGTCGTCCCTGCGCTCGGGGACGTCCGGCGGCGCCGCCGCGCCCCGCGTCCTGCTGGAGCGGTTCGAGCAGCGCTACGGCCTGCGCATCATCCAGGGCTGGGGCATGACCGAGACCAGCCCGCTCGGCGGCATGGCGTTCCCGCCGCCCGGCGTGGAGCCCGGCACCGACGAGGACATGCGGTGGCGGCTGAAGTCCGGCCGCGTCGCCGCCGGCGTCGAGATGCGCATCGTCGGCGACTCCGGCGCCGAGCTGCCGTGGGACGGCGAGGCCGTCGGCGAGATCGAGGTCCGCGGGCCCTGGATCACCGGCGCCTACCACCGCGACCCGGCCCCGCAGAAGTTCGACGGCGGCTGGCTGCGCACCGGCGACATCGGCACCATCGACGACCGCGGCTTCTTCCAGATCACCGACCGGGCCAAGGACGTCATCAAGTCCGGCGGCGAGTGGATCTCCTCGGTCGAGCTGGAGAACCACCTGATGGCCCATCCCGCCGTCGCCGAGGCCGCCGTCATCGGCGTCCCCGACCCGCGCTGGGACGAGCGCCCGCTCGCCTGCGTCGTGCTGCGCCCGGACGCGGCCGCGACGGCCGGCGAGCTCGCCGCGTTCCTCGCCGGCAAGGTCGCCCGCTGGCAGGTCCCCGAGTACTGGACCTTCATCGACGAGATCCCCAAGACCACCGTCGGCAAGTTCGACAAGAAGCCCCTGCGGGCCCACCACAAGGACGCGACGCTGAAGGTCGAGCGGATCGGGAAGCCCTGA
- a CDS encoding lysine N(6)-hydroxylase/L-ornithine N(5)-oxygenase family protein has protein sequence MQPRVHDVVGIGFGPSNLALAVALAEEDERRDADRPGVDAVFFEKQPGFGWHRGMLIDGATMQVHFLKDLVSLRNPASRYSFLAYLHARGRLVDFVNHKTMFPTRVEFHDYLEWTAAAFADRVRYGTEVVALRPHDDEVLEVVVRRDDRLETHLARNVVIGAGLEPVLPEGVRAGERIWHTEDLLTRLGERDGWNPRRVVVVGAGQSAAEAVEYLHRSYPQTEVCAVFARYGYSPADDSAFANRIFDPAAVDHYYAAPDDVKRMLFEYSRNTNYSVVDLDLIDELYRRAYAEKVAGAERLRILNASRVLDVRDDGGAVRVRVGFLPTGEAADLDADALVYATGYRERDPFDLLGEAGGDCRTGPDGRPVVERDYRVATAPGRSWGVYLQGATEHTHGIASSLLSMTAVRTGEIVRSIARRSAGVTPAV, from the coding sequence ATGCAGCCCCGTGTCCACGACGTGGTCGGGATCGGCTTCGGCCCGTCCAACCTCGCCCTCGCCGTCGCGCTCGCCGAGGAGGACGAGCGGCGGGACGCGGACCGCCCCGGCGTGGACGCGGTGTTCTTCGAGAAGCAGCCGGGGTTCGGCTGGCACCGGGGGATGCTGATCGACGGCGCCACCATGCAGGTCCACTTCCTCAAGGACCTGGTGTCGCTGCGCAACCCCGCGAGCCGGTACTCCTTCCTCGCCTACCTGCACGCCCGCGGCCGGCTGGTCGACTTCGTCAACCACAAGACGATGTTCCCGACCCGGGTGGAGTTCCACGACTACCTCGAATGGACGGCCGCCGCGTTCGCCGACCGCGTCCGCTACGGGACGGAGGTCGTCGCGCTCCGCCCGCACGACGACGAGGTCCTGGAGGTCGTGGTGCGCCGCGACGACCGGCTGGAGACGCACCTGGCCCGCAACGTGGTCATCGGCGCCGGGCTCGAACCCGTGCTGCCGGAGGGCGTCCGGGCGGGGGAGCGGATCTGGCACACCGAGGACCTGCTGACCCGGCTGGGCGAGCGCGACGGCTGGAACCCGCGCCGCGTCGTCGTGGTCGGCGCGGGGCAGAGCGCCGCCGAGGCCGTCGAGTACCTGCACCGCAGCTACCCGCAGACGGAGGTCTGCGCGGTCTTCGCCCGCTACGGGTACTCGCCCGCCGACGACAGCGCGTTCGCCAACCGCATCTTCGACCCCGCCGCCGTCGACCACTACTACGCCGCGCCCGACGACGTGAAGCGGATGCTGTTCGAGTACTCGCGCAACACCAACTACTCGGTGGTCGACCTCGACCTCATCGACGAGCTGTACCGGCGCGCCTACGCCGAGAAGGTCGCGGGCGCCGAGCGGCTGCGCATCCTCAACGCCTCCCGCGTGCTGGACGTCCGGGACGACGGCGGCGCGGTGCGCGTCAGGGTGGGCTTCCTGCCCACCGGCGAGGCCGCCGACCTCGACGCCGACGCGCTCGTCTACGCCACCGGCTACCGCGAGCGGGACCCGTTCGACCTGCTCGGCGAGGCGGGCGGCGACTGCCGCACCGGCCCGGACGGGCGGCCCGTCGTGGAGCGCGACTACCGCGTCGCCACCGCCCCCGGCCGCTCCTGGGGCGTCTACCTGCAGGGCGCGACCGAGCACACCCACGGGATCGCCTCGTCGCTGCTGTCCATGACCGCGGTCCGCACCGGGGAGATCGTCCGGTCCATCGCCCGGCGCTCGGCCGGCGTCACCCCGGCCGTCTGA
- a CDS encoding TetR/AcrR family transcriptional regulator: MTQAPVNRVPGNLPLPDRLLAVATRMFADKGFENTSVQEIVNAAGVTKGAMYHYFGSKDDLLYEIYHRLLGLQMSRLEQIADGPGTAEERLRAAAVDVLNTSFRYLDDFTVFFRSTHLLPRDRREAVRAERRRYHERFRDLVEEGQRAGAFRSATPADIAVHFFFGTVHQIGVWYRPGGTLETEAISGHYVDLFLNGLKD, translated from the coding sequence ATGACGCAGGCGCCCGTGAACCGGGTCCCCGGCAACCTGCCGCTGCCCGACCGGCTGCTCGCCGTGGCGACGCGCATGTTCGCCGACAAGGGCTTCGAGAACACCTCGGTCCAGGAGATCGTCAACGCCGCGGGCGTCACCAAGGGCGCGATGTACCACTACTTCGGCTCGAAGGACGACCTGCTCTACGAGATCTACCACCGCCTCCTCGGCCTGCAGATGTCGCGCCTGGAGCAGATCGCGGACGGCCCCGGCACCGCCGAGGAGCGGCTGCGCGCCGCCGCCGTCGACGTGCTGAACACCTCGTTCCGCTACCTGGACGACTTCACGGTCTTCTTCCGCTCGACGCACCTGCTCCCCCGCGACCGCCGCGAGGCCGTGCGCGCCGAGCGCCGCCGCTACCACGAGCGCTTCCGCGACCTCGTCGAGGAGGGCCAGCGGGCGGGCGCCTTCCGCAGCGCCACGCCCGCCGACATCGCCGTCCACTTCTTCTTCGGGACCGTCCACCAGATCGGCGTCTGGTACCGCCCCGGCGGCACCCTGGAGACCGAGGCCATCAGCGGCCACTACGTGGACCTGTTCCTGAACGGCCTGAAAGATTAG
- a CDS encoding phosphotransferase family protein, whose amino-acid sequence MRVFEEADLPGLALDRFRAYFDGVRPGAAAGPLRARVVEGGRSNLTYEVTDGRSSWIVRRPPLGHVLATAHDMAREYRVMTALAGTAVPVPRTYALCEDPDVIGAPFYVMEMVEGVPYRSAAELAPLGPDRVAGIADRMIDTLVALHAVDPEAVGLAGFGRPEGFLARQVRRWKKQLDASRSRDLPAADELHGLLAANPPPGSAPAIVHGDYRLDNLLVDSGDRIAAVLDWEMATLGDPLTDLALLLVYMGRGAPAPGGRDAAGAPGFPAPEEVVARYAARSGRDVSSIGFYVALACFKLAVISEGIHYRYLRGQTVGEGFGAVGAAVEPLLRAGLAALRDGAPGR is encoded by the coding sequence ATGCGGGTATTCGAGGAGGCGGACCTTCCCGGGCTGGCGCTGGACCGGTTCCGGGCGTACTTCGACGGGGTCCGGCCGGGCGCCGCGGCCGGGCCGCTGCGCGCGCGGGTCGTCGAGGGCGGGCGCTCCAACCTCACCTACGAGGTGACCGACGGGCGCTCCTCGTGGATCGTCCGGCGGCCGCCGCTCGGGCACGTGCTCGCGACCGCCCACGACATGGCGCGCGAGTACCGGGTGATGACCGCGCTCGCCGGCACCGCCGTGCCCGTCCCGCGGACCTACGCGCTGTGCGAGGACCCGGACGTGATCGGCGCGCCGTTCTACGTCATGGAGATGGTCGAGGGGGTCCCCTACCGGAGCGCCGCCGAGCTGGCGCCGCTCGGGCCGGACCGGGTGGCGGGCATCGCCGACCGGATGATCGACACGCTCGTCGCGCTGCACGCGGTCGACCCGGAGGCCGTCGGCCTCGCGGGCTTCGGACGCCCGGAGGGGTTCCTCGCCCGCCAGGTGCGGCGCTGGAAGAAGCAGCTCGACGCGTCCCGCAGCAGGGACCTGCCCGCGGCCGACGAGCTGCACGGGCTGCTGGCGGCGAACCCGCCGCCCGGGTCGGCGCCCGCGATCGTGCACGGCGACTACCGGCTCGACAACCTCCTCGTCGACTCCGGCGACCGGATCGCGGCCGTCCTCGACTGGGAGATGGCCACGCTCGGCGACCCGCTGACCGACCTCGCGCTGCTGCTGGTCTACATGGGGCGGGGTGCCCCGGCGCCCGGCGGCCGGGACGCCGCCGGCGCGCCCGGCTTCCCCGCGCCGGAGGAGGTGGTGGCCCGCTACGCCGCGCGGAGCGGCCGCGACGTGTCCTCGATCGGCTTCTATGTGGCGCTCGCCTGCTTCAAGCTCGCCGTGATCTCCGAGGGCATCCACTACCGGTACCTGCGCGGCCAGACCGTGGGCGAGGGGTTCGGCGCGGTCGGCGCGGCCGTCGAGCCGCTGCTGCGCGCGGGCCTCGCCGCGCTGCGGGACGGCGCGCCCGGGCGTTGA
- a CDS encoding MbtH family protein, producing the protein MTNPFDDPDGTFRVLANAEGQHSLWPAFADVPAGWTTVFGPESRSECIGYVTANWKDIRPRSLAG; encoded by the coding sequence ATGACCAATCCGTTCGACGACCCCGACGGGACGTTCCGCGTCCTCGCCAACGCCGAGGGCCAGCACTCGCTGTGGCCGGCGTTCGCCGACGTGCCGGCCGGCTGGACGACGGTCTTCGGGCCCGAGTCGCGGTCGGAGTGCATCGGCTACGTCACGGCCAACTGGAAGGACATCCGGCCGCGGAGCCTGGCCGGCTGA